One stretch of Candidatus Bathyarchaeia archaeon DNA includes these proteins:
- a CDS encoding aminotransferase class I/II-fold pyridoxal phosphate-dependent enzyme, with translation MQRATYNPMAKEKVTWFSMWFLAAIASFGIAFFPLFYRLVDSRNKHFEREAELEAQISEFMRKQGKEPPAATGAWKQRNAAAWAASIILIVPAFVLLYLLSRDMVVHEKHQDAFLAEAFPERMFMPQTIPIKKYVLITIVTLGIGGIYWLYKLTNLYNAHYEAQWKVEPEIARLMEETKLESPCNKKRFVSHGGDVWGFSRKFNIPLEKVLDFSGPINFMGPSPKAIQAVKDYANLIRFYPDPDPVDLKRQIAHYVGHGVGAENVIVGNGSIELIYMITEAFEGKFKAVIPVPSFSEYEKAVLRVGGDVVFVQLPFNFMLENENVKKAITDDTKIVYICNPHSPSGTLYSRDTILDLAAYCQTRGIIVSVDENYIEFAPQGQEATVAGYVQQYENLFVIRSVTKFYGMPGIRFGYAIAAKSLIDKLQTTRQPWSINGLAGNATLAAFQDTAFIENTQNTIVREKAALAKAIMEIGGLHAFPSETNFLLVKITAPNLTSTELREQLGKEGLLIRDCCTFVGLDNTYFRVTVRSAEDNLRLVNALRQKMRTLQPNIQTS, from the coding sequence ATGCAGCGAGCCACCTATAACCCCATGGCAAAAGAAAAGGTCACATGGTTCTCCATGTGGTTTTTGGCGGCTATAGCCAGCTTCGGCATCGCGTTTTTCCCTTTGTTTTACCGTTTAGTGGACAGCCGAAACAAGCATTTCGAGCGGGAAGCCGAACTGGAAGCACAAATCTCAGAGTTTATGCGAAAACAAGGCAAAGAGCCCCCTGCAGCCACGGGTGCGTGGAAGCAAAGAAACGCGGCGGCTTGGGCAGCGTCAATCATCCTTATCGTGCCCGCCTTTGTGCTGCTGTACCTGCTCTCAAGAGACATGGTGGTTCATGAGAAGCATCAAGACGCTTTCTTGGCTGAGGCTTTTCCCGAGCGGATGTTTATGCCGCAAACCATACCGATAAAAAAATATGTCCTCATCACCATTGTTACCTTGGGCATAGGCGGCATCTACTGGCTCTACAAACTCACCAACCTCTACAACGCTCACTACGAGGCACAGTGGAAAGTGGAGCCAGAAATTGCGCGTTTGATGGAGGAGACAAAACTGGAAAGTCCATGTAACAAAAAACGGTTTGTAAGCCACGGCGGCGACGTCTGGGGCTTTAGCCGAAAATTCAACATCCCTCTGGAGAAGGTGTTGGATTTCAGCGGACCCATCAACTTCATGGGGCCGTCTCCGAAGGCCATCCAAGCAGTCAAAGACTATGCCAACCTAATCAGGTTCTATCCTGACCCTGACCCCGTGGATTTGAAGCGGCAAATCGCCCATTACGTTGGGCATGGTGTGGGTGCGGAAAACGTCATTGTGGGCAACGGCTCCATTGAACTCATTTACATGATAACCGAAGCCTTCGAAGGCAAATTCAAAGCTGTCATTCCCGTACCATCGTTTAGTGAATACGAAAAAGCCGTCCTGCGCGTCGGCGGCGACGTAGTTTTCGTGCAGCTACCCTTCAACTTCATGCTGGAAAACGAAAACGTCAAAAAAGCCATCACCGACGACACCAAAATCGTTTACATCTGCAACCCCCACAGCCCCTCAGGTACCCTCTACAGCCGCGACACGATTTTGGATTTGGCGGCGTATTGCCAGACAAGAGGCATCATCGTCAGCGTGGACGAGAATTACATAGAGTTTGCGCCTCAGGGGCAAGAAGCCACCGTCGCAGGTTACGTCCAACAATACGAGAACCTCTTTGTTATTCGCTCCGTCACCAAGTTCTACGGCATGCCCGGCATACGGTTCGGCTATGCCATTGCGGCAAAAAGCCTCATCGACAAGCTGCAAACTACGCGACAGCCCTGGAGCATCAACGGACTGGCGGGCAACGCCACGCTAGCAGCCTTCCAAGACACAGCGTTCATAGAAAACACCCAAAACACCATCGTGCGAGAGAAAGCGGCTCTCGCGAAGGCAATTATGGAAATCGGCGGGCTTCACGCTTTCCCCTCGGAAACGAATTTTTTGTTGGTGAAAATCACTGCACCCAACTTGACATCCACGGAACTTCGAGAGCAACTGGGCAAAGAAGGCTTGCTGATTAGGGATTGCTGCACGTTTGTCGGTTTAGACAACACCTACTTCCGAGTAACAGTTAGGTCGGCGGAGGATAACTTGCGGCTGGTTAACGCGTTGAGGCAGAAAATGAGAACGCTACAGCCAAACATCCAAACCAGTTAA
- a CDS encoding nucleotidyltransferase domain-containing protein — MSRDLLVEDALQRQEAFRNLPEHLRTIKTTVQRLDAQAEIYLFGSVAEEKHSYSSDIDVLVITNLKPATVHAQLWKAKIKEPFEIHVHTRKEAEFFEGRARLTKV, encoded by the coding sequence TTGTCCCGTGACCTTTTAGTGGAAGATGCTTTGCAGAGGCAGGAAGCTTTTAGGAATCTCCCTGAACATCTACGAACCATCAAAACAACCGTCCAGAGGCTTGATGCCCAAGCAGAAATTTACCTGTTCGGTTCAGTTGCTGAGGAGAAGCATAGCTACTCCAGCGACATCGACGTTCTCGTAATCACAAACTTAAAGCCCGCTACGGTTCATGCCCAGCTGTGGAAGGCAAAAATAAAGGAGCCCTTCGAAATTCATGTGCATACGCGAAAAGAAGCCGAATTCTTTGAAGGCAGAGCAAGACTGACAAAAGTATAG
- a CDS encoding HEPN domain-containing protein — protein sequence MTRKEEEQRLLKRSGDFFETAKYQTTQGFFDLATFSLEQSLELFLKAKMLANGVDYPRTHSLRKLLETLVKLVSEDKKEVVEGVLEKYLLELGMLEDAYITSRYVMREFTKKEVERLTSAATEIMRIVP from the coding sequence TTGACCAGAAAAGAAGAGGAACAACGCCTGCTCAAAAGGTCAGGAGATTTTTTTGAAACCGCAAAGTATCAAACAACCCAAGGCTTCTTTGACCTTGCCACGTTCAGTCTTGAGCAGTCCTTGGAGCTTTTCTTGAAAGCAAAAATGTTGGCAAACGGCGTCGATTACCCAAGAACGCATAGTCTTCGAAAGCTTTTAGAAACGTTGGTGAAGTTGGTTTCTGAAGATAAAAAAGAGGTTGTGGAGGGCGTTTTGGAGAAGTACTTGTTGGAGTTGGGCATGCTTGAAGATGCCTACATAACGTCACGGTATGTTATGAGGGAATTCACGAAAAAAGAAGTAGAAAGATTAACTTCAGCGGCTACGGAGATAATGAGAATTGTCCCGTGA
- a CDS encoding glycosyltransferase family 2 protein — protein MQTGGTLLSVVVPMRNEAPTVGDIICRLKAVLKATGLQHEIIVVDDYSSDMSVEIVLRQGGVRVIKLAQHMGKGYALRAGFVKARGDIIATIDSDGSHLPEELPRLLQPIRQGAADLVIGCRFNGKATSATRRINQAGNRLFNQLIRFLIHNPICDSQSGYRVMTRQVLQSMTLISTEYQIESEMLVKTARRHFRIREVPITFEQRTYGRSGVDPLVDGIKILLSILAAYLRS, from the coding sequence ATGCAAACTGGTGGCACGCTGCTCTCCGTCGTAGTGCCCATGCGAAATGAGGCACCCACAGTAGGGGACATAATTTGCCGTCTTAAAGCCGTCCTTAAAGCAACCGGTTTGCAGCACGAAATAATTGTGGTTGACGATTACTCTAGCGACATGTCCGTGGAGATTGTGCTTCGACAAGGCGGCGTCCGAGTCATCAAATTAGCCCAGCACATGGGCAAAGGTTACGCCCTCAGGGCAGGCTTCGTTAAAGCCCGCGGAGACATTATTGCAACCATAGACTCCGACGGCTCCCACCTGCCCGAAGAGTTGCCCCGCCTGCTGCAGCCCATCCGCCAAGGCGCCGCAGACCTAGTCATCGGCTGCAGGTTCAACGGCAAAGCAACCTCAGCCACGCGGCGCATAAATCAGGCGGGCAATCGGCTGTTTAATCAGCTCATTAGGTTCCTCATCCATAACCCGATTTGTGATTCTCAGTCAGGCTACCGTGTCATGACCCGCCAAGTTCTGCAAAGCATGACGCTTATTTCAACTGAATACCAAATTGAATCCGAGATGCTGGTGAAAACCGCGCGCAGGCACTTCCGAATACGCGAAGTCCCCATAACCTTTGAGCAACGCACCTATGGCAGGTCAGGAGTTGACCCTTTGGTGGATGGCATAAAAATCTTGCTCTCCATTTTAGCAGCGTACTTAAGGAGCTGA
- a CDS encoding glycosyltransferase family 2 protein: MNALPSVSIVVTCRNNAQTIGECLQALVNQDYPEDALEILVVDACSTDGTADIARQYTPHVFCEPLNAAAAYNYALSLAHHGILGFVDSDAKVEPSWLKTLVPHLDEAQVAGVSGSIETWNPQNPWARSIGYEIKNRYSRIGKYTGRIATMNLLLKRSVIEEVGGWDENFPSQYDTDFGYRMSRLGYKIAYEPNAKCYHYNRPTVHAFWRQQLQYGKNTTRLYFKHGRLARGDEITDVGMNLQPALYLAVFACALLGVVPLLRPLWYVSGGLLAAIFVYYVYSASKLSMKFHDATAMRMVVLYYVRVFAWLTGAAKFLFTDRRKKRT, encoded by the coding sequence ATGAACGCCCTGCCCAGTGTCTCGATAGTTGTGACCTGCCGCAACAACGCCCAAACAATCGGCGAATGCCTCCAAGCGCTGGTCAACCAAGACTACCCCGAAGACGCCCTTGAAATCCTCGTAGTCGACGCGTGCTCAACTGATGGCACCGCCGACATCGCGCGGCAATACACGCCCCACGTTTTCTGTGAGCCGTTGAATGCGGCGGCAGCCTACAACTACGCCCTCAGCCTCGCTCACCACGGCATTCTTGGCTTTGTGGACTCCGACGCCAAAGTCGAACCAAGCTGGCTAAAAACGCTGGTGCCCCACCTTGACGAGGCGCAAGTGGCGGGGGTCAGTGGCTCCATCGAAACCTGGAACCCCCAGAACCCTTGGGCGCGTAGCATTGGCTACGAAATCAAGAACCGCTACAGCCGCATTGGCAAATACACGGGACGCATAGCCACCATGAACCTGCTGCTTAAACGCAGTGTCATTGAGGAGGTGGGGGGCTGGGACGAAAACTTCCCCAGCCAATACGACACCGACTTTGGCTACCGCATGAGCCGTTTAGGCTACAAAATCGCCTACGAACCCAACGCTAAATGCTACCACTACAACCGCCCCACTGTGCATGCGTTCTGGCGCCAGCAGTTGCAGTACGGCAAAAACACCACCCGTTTGTACTTTAAGCATGGGCGTCTGGCGAGGGGCGACGAAATTACCGACGTAGGTATGAACCTGCAGCCTGCGTTGTATCTGGCGGTTTTTGCCTGTGCCCTTTTGGGTGTGGTTCCGCTGCTTAGACCGTTGTGGTATGTTTCGGGTGGGCTTTTGGCGGCAATCTTTGTTTACTACGTTTATTCGGCGTCAAAGCTCTCCATGAAATTCCACGATGCCACTGCCATGCGGATGGTGGTGCTTTATTATGTGCGGGTTTTCGCGTGGCTAACTGGCGCCGCAAAATTCTTATTCACTGACAGGAGGAAAAAGCGGACATGA
- a CDS encoding glycosyltransferase family 4 protein, which yields MTKVCFISPEYWPLTGGTGSYVYYLSNELLKNGYKIYVVTGANQAQDVHVNPQLDVSFLKIPKMPIVKSFMLAGNSYRKLGSVKDTANVDVTHPQLPLTPNFAVPPRFGKSLVCTVHSTWKGEAEAIRREPYSRLNANEKFLVSFNWFLRFFENGMLKRAQKIIAVSHFTKWELTHYYKIPANKIRVIHNGVDTKKFHPAADKRKIKKALGFNPDAPAIVSVGRLYARKGLFTLIESIPAVVKRFPKAKFIISGKGQSDEMKKLLTHAEKLGVKNNMIFTGYTPDKDLPKLYQAADVFAFSTFYEHHPFAVLEALASGLPVVTTNVGGIHETIVDGKNGFMCQPFNAEQFSNRILYLLEHPAAAGEMGAQARKTIEEQLDWRIVVKEAMKVYEEVLQGT from the coding sequence ATGACCAAGGTGTGCTTCATCAGCCCCGAATACTGGCCCCTCACAGGTGGCACAGGCAGCTACGTCTACTACCTCTCCAACGAGCTACTCAAAAACGGCTACAAGATTTATGTAGTTACGGGCGCCAATCAAGCCCAAGACGTCCACGTTAACCCCCAGCTTGACGTGTCTTTCCTCAAGATTCCCAAAATGCCCATAGTTAAGTCATTTATGTTGGCAGGTAACAGCTACCGCAAACTGGGCAGCGTCAAAGACACCGCCAACGTGGATGTTACGCACCCGCAGTTGCCGCTAACACCAAACTTTGCCGTGCCCCCCCGATTCGGAAAATCCCTTGTCTGCACTGTGCATTCCACTTGGAAGGGCGAAGCCGAAGCGATTCGTCGTGAACCCTACAGCCGACTGAACGCGAATGAGAAGTTTTTGGTGAGTTTTAACTGGTTTTTGCGGTTCTTTGAAAACGGCATGCTTAAACGCGCCCAAAAAATCATAGCCGTTAGCCACTTCACCAAATGGGAACTCACACATTACTACAAAATCCCCGCAAACAAAATTCGCGTCATCCACAATGGGGTGGACACCAAAAAGTTCCATCCAGCAGCCGACAAACGCAAAATCAAGAAGGCCCTTGGCTTTAACCCTGACGCCCCTGCTATTGTCTCGGTTGGGCGCCTGTATGCACGCAAAGGTTTGTTCACGTTGATTGAAAGCATTCCCGCTGTGGTCAAGCGGTTCCCCAAAGCCAAATTCATCATAAGCGGCAAGGGGCAAAGTGACGAAATGAAAAAACTCCTCACACACGCCGAAAAGTTGGGCGTAAAAAACAACATGATATTCACAGGCTACACTCCTGACAAGGACTTGCCTAAGCTTTACCAAGCCGCCGACGTGTTCGCCTTCTCGACGTTTTATGAGCATCATCCGTTTGCGGTTTTGGAGGCGCTCGCGTCGGGGCTGCCGGTGGTGACTACCAATGTGGGTGGAATCCACGAAACTATCGTGGATGGCAAAAACGGCTTCATGTGTCAACCCTTTAATGCGGAACAATTCAGTAACCGCATTCTTTACCTGCTGGAGCACCCTGCGGCGGCGGGGGAAATGGGGGCTCAGGCGCGCAAAACAATCGAAGAACAACTGGACTGGCGCATAGTCGTCAAGGAGGCCATGAAGGTCTACGAGGAAGTTCTACAGGGAACCTAG
- a CDS encoding DUF362 domain-containing protein — protein MPQKTVKIHRVQNDNISQILKDAVADADLRGKQLIFIKPNLSHYEYLTGVVTSPELTYELIGLLRDRASEVIVGESEGFNYSCRLAFQQTGMEDAVKRAGGTVINLSEDKVVEVKFPDSTSPLKHLFLPKTALDADAVVDLPLMKTHEFMRYSGALKNLFGCVPSNRRIYLHPYLPEVLCRLYCIFKPALTIMDARVGIEGNGPTKGVPVPMGLMLTGKDALATDIVSTQVMKLNWKDTYLNYAAKQTGLKETDITVEGVPVSEVARRFMPPRIDLPVKAQMIIYQNEYLTKFFFCSLDIVKVFQKVTKAYRGEAVQVA, from the coding sequence ATGCCACAGAAAACCGTCAAAATCCACCGAGTCCAAAACGACAACATCAGCCAAATTCTTAAGGACGCCGTAGCAGACGCGGATTTGAGGGGTAAACAGCTGATTTTCATAAAACCCAACCTCAGCCACTACGAGTACCTCACGGGCGTTGTCACCAGCCCAGAATTAACCTACGAACTCATCGGGCTGTTACGCGACCGCGCCTCCGAAGTCATCGTGGGCGAATCAGAGGGCTTTAACTACAGTTGCCGCTTGGCGTTTCAGCAGACGGGCATGGAGGACGCCGTTAAACGGGCAGGTGGAACAGTCATAAACCTGTCTGAGGACAAGGTGGTTGAGGTCAAGTTCCCTGACAGCACCAGCCCACTGAAGCATCTGTTTCTTCCCAAAACCGCTTTAGACGCCGACGCCGTCGTGGACTTGCCCCTGATGAAGACGCATGAGTTCATGAGGTACAGCGGCGCCCTTAAGAACCTGTTTGGGTGTGTGCCCAGTAACCGCCGCATCTACCTGCACCCGTATTTGCCTGAGGTGCTTTGCAGGCTTTACTGCATCTTCAAACCCGCCCTTACCATCATGGACGCAAGGGTCGGCATAGAAGGCAACGGACCCACCAAGGGCGTGCCGGTGCCGATGGGGCTCATGTTAACAGGCAAGGACGCGTTAGCCACCGACATTGTCTCCACGCAGGTCATGAAGCTCAACTGGAAAGACACCTACCTCAACTACGCCGCCAAACAGACAGGACTCAAAGAAACCGACATCACCGTGGAGGGCGTGCCTGTTTCGGAGGTTGCACGCAGGTTCATGCCGCCGCGGATTGATTTGCCCGTGAAGGCACAGATGATTATTTACCAGAATGAATACCTCACCAAATTTTTTTTCTGCTCACTTGATATTGTGAAGGTCTTTCAAAAAGTCACCAAGGCATATCGAGGCGAAGCGGTTCAAGTTGCCTAA
- a CDS encoding radical SAM protein has product MSLLSHDHFWNAIISFPTTKKMLQLSLKKCPACGKTVLEAALDDYVGKSYAKCKKCSGTYSRIIGFWIEFLRKSLNIKREKVEKLLADAYARRAVLDIVQSFNYFGIKKPLSIYAPFLVVWDFTHKCNLRCQHCYSKSGSVQEEELTTQEALDVVDQLADAGVTALAFSGGEPLTRKDFFEVARHAADRGLYVSLASNGTLLNKENVQKLKQAKVNYVDISIDGATAKTHDEFRGVPGAFDKAMAGLLNCIEADLCVCIATTATKKNLDEMPAIIDLAEEIGAERFTNFNFVPTGRGKEHFDQDLSAEERETLMRYLLARMSKGCKTTILTTTPQLARVGIQCQGDSGTGEVMMSMAHMQTVKVTKKAVPLADFIGGCGAGRLYCSLSPQGDVHPCVFFPANVGNLKKEKFIDVWLNSPLFNAFRDRSNLKGACASCKYKYICGGCRARANAYHDDCLASDPGCVLAKAAETGST; this is encoded by the coding sequence ATGAGTTTGCTTAGCCACGACCACTTCTGGAACGCCATCATCAGTTTTCCTACAACCAAGAAGATGCTCCAGTTGTCGCTCAAAAAGTGCCCCGCCTGCGGCAAAACCGTCTTGGAAGCCGCCTTAGATGACTACGTGGGCAAATCCTACGCAAAATGCAAAAAATGCAGTGGAACGTACTCGCGGATAATTGGGTTCTGGATAGAGTTCCTTCGAAAAAGCCTCAACATCAAACGGGAGAAAGTGGAGAAGCTTCTCGCCGACGCCTACGCCCGCCGCGCCGTACTGGACATAGTGCAGTCGTTTAACTATTTTGGCATCAAAAAGCCCCTGAGCATTTACGCGCCATTTCTGGTGGTGTGGGACTTCACTCACAAATGCAACCTGCGCTGCCAGCACTGCTACAGCAAAAGCGGCTCTGTCCAAGAGGAAGAGCTCACCACCCAAGAAGCCTTGGATGTGGTAGACCAGCTTGCCGATGCAGGCGTCACGGCGCTGGCTTTCTCAGGCGGCGAACCATTAACGCGGAAAGACTTCTTTGAGGTGGCTCGCCACGCTGCTGACCGTGGGCTTTACGTGTCGCTTGCCAGCAACGGCACGCTGCTCAACAAGGAAAACGTGCAGAAACTCAAACAAGCCAAAGTCAACTACGTCGACATCAGCATCGACGGCGCCACCGCCAAAACTCACGACGAATTCCGCGGCGTCCCAGGAGCCTTTGACAAAGCCATGGCAGGGTTGTTAAACTGCATAGAAGCGGACCTTTGCGTGTGTATAGCCACCACGGCAACCAAGAAGAACCTTGACGAGATGCCTGCCATCATTGATTTGGCAGAGGAAATCGGGGCAGAGCGCTTCACAAACTTCAACTTCGTCCCAACGGGCAGGGGAAAAGAGCACTTTGACCAAGACCTCTCCGCTGAGGAACGTGAGACGCTTATGCGGTACCTGCTTGCAAGGATGTCTAAGGGCTGCAAAACCACCATCCTCACCACCACGCCTCAGCTGGCTCGTGTAGGTATCCAGTGCCAGGGAGATTCAGGCACGGGCGAGGTGATGATGTCGATGGCGCACATGCAGACGGTGAAGGTTACTAAGAAGGCGGTTCCGCTGGCGGACTTCATCGGCGGATGCGGCGCAGGCAGGCTCTACTGTTCCCTCTCCCCACAGGGCGATGTGCATCCCTGCGTGTTCTTCCCCGCAAATGTGGGCAACCTTAAAAAAGAAAAATTCATTGATGTTTGGCTTAACAGCCCACTTTTTAATGCGTTTAGAGACCGCTCCAACCTAAAAGGCGCTTGTGCATCCTGCAAATACAAGTACATATGTGGGGGTTGTCGAGCCCGAGCCAACGCTTACCACGACGACTGCTTGGCTTCAGACCCCGGCTGCGTTTTGGCAAAAGCTGCCGAGACAGGGAGCACCTGA
- a CDS encoding Lrp/AsnC family transcriptional regulator gives MSKNYKEGQQTKKNDAIDFKILEALLVESRTSFTDLAKLCGVSVTAVIRRYERLKKAGIICQEQMHLNPLSVGYECVAEVGLITDLADKAKVLDTLRAKPTVKIWDALGKYSIYGLLFVHKLNELSEAIQHIDFKPYVKEVDVLISDEPWKSRWHPENLLVNPSQREKKMQKPEKPPAAFTTTPLDETDKQIIRMLMKNSRTTFKEIAEKTNTSINNVIQRYQSLREKNVINLSTISVNLLKLGYNAIMDTYIKVENRGTLTEVEKQLLQVPNAIFCAKFVGGAYDLRVATILRDFGDAFSCEKQVQKIRNIKTAEFYLHEIPNPWPNNNVLTDLI, from the coding sequence TTGAGCAAGAACTATAAAGAGGGGCAGCAGACGAAAAAAAATGACGCGATTGACTTCAAAATTCTAGAAGCCCTCTTAGTTGAGTCCCGCACAAGCTTCACCGATTTAGCTAAACTATGCGGGGTCTCAGTGACAGCAGTTATTAGAAGGTATGAACGGTTAAAGAAAGCGGGCATTATCTGTCAGGAACAGATGCATCTTAACCCCCTCAGTGTAGGTTACGAATGCGTAGCCGAAGTAGGCCTAATTACAGATTTAGCTGACAAAGCCAAAGTCTTAGACACGTTAAGAGCCAAACCCACAGTCAAAATCTGGGATGCCTTAGGCAAATACAGCATTTACGGCTTACTGTTTGTACACAAACTAAACGAATTATCTGAAGCAATCCAACACATAGACTTCAAACCTTACGTTAAAGAAGTGGACGTGTTAATTTCTGATGAGCCTTGGAAAAGCAGGTGGCACCCCGAAAACCTACTCGTCAACCCATCCCAACGCGAAAAAAAGATGCAAAAACCCGAAAAACCACCTGCCGCATTCACAACCACACCCCTTGATGAAACAGACAAGCAGATCATAAGGATGCTTATGAAGAATTCGCGGACAACTTTCAAAGAAATCGCCGAAAAAACCAACACCTCCATAAACAACGTTATCCAAAGATACCAGAGTCTAAGAGAAAAAAACGTTATCAACCTTTCCACAATCTCAGTGAACCTTCTCAAGTTAGGCTACAACGCCATAATGGACACCTACATCAAGGTAGAAAACAGAGGCACCCTGACCGAAGTTGAAAAACAACTGCTCCAAGTACCAAACGCAATTTTCTGTGCAAAATTTGTTGGCGGCGCATACGACTTAAGAGTGGCAACTATCTTGCGTGATTTTGGAGATGCCTTCAGCTGTGAGAAACAGGTTCAAAAAATAAGGAACATTAAAACAGCAGAGTTTTATTTGCATGAAATACCTAACCCATGGCCAAACAACAACGTGTTAACCGATCTAATTTAG